A region of Maniola jurtina chromosome 7, ilManJurt1.1, whole genome shotgun sequence DNA encodes the following proteins:
- the LOC123866850 gene encoding ATP-binding cassette sub-family G member 8 yields the protein MSQSALGGERRYSVPAHPMMHQHDPRGMHSEDLHAWSIYRQNLNSDFTDSALGSTDKSPLPYGNFQLRDTTVQSILSHPRYGPKSALGSNMYTYLKFGLPRVFPPNHNGSQRSGTPKPKTSIGSGMKSVPRIQRQSRGVRETSSGYDSSDNETSTNYKYSRKYRSDPDFRMQNLHPSYQHATGVPLVAMHQAGIHGRESHWTNSRHKSNSEANLLGIDARPHRSYNNRRNSVADYVPDNDHQSYLMPSSHLGGRMSKAGSHMSVAQSRKHSTLRPGDHLDGYTHSAYIYPNYYVNSLEITSPENKSTLLVSGLSFEVKSGEILAVLATSQPEATGLLDVLAGARKKLTGDIVLNGQPVASSTLRKVAAYVRKDTSLCPAMTVEHTLRFHAALRKPRHNNNQMKMDDRDRINLLIEELGLEQVRDTNVGRLTRSEIRRLNVACQLLLDMAVLILDQPTKEMDIFDTFFLVEYLRNWASTGRVVIMSLHPPTYEIFAMLTKVVLISAGRTMFSGYRRDMLPYFASIDYPCPAFKNPSDYYLDLVTLDDLSAAAMLESSGRIEALAGVFAGAQSAPEPPPPVPLPAPVTRPNVFLQAFALIEKSLLYTQMTTLSNVITRVIIAAVISLVTGTIFWDLPTTDAKLTQNDRIGFHYAVMCLSAWPILLWLSAREASSMRRHVERDVAVGLYSRTMFILFDQFLEVWSAILTWLAYLVPSYAMSGLYAQSPASFDGFYIYLGYMLLYLISIQMLCRAAIFLVPMEKTASIIAGFCLLLSTLVNGVMLHQQDLPSYVKWLEFASPSRWALPEILRRELSEIALKSSISKDLRCTNKQRQHLDIIIQSPCPPPNGTQVLSNIDYLRSNKLWESTEDSFLIALAIFYAVFALVAMLAFVFDCTKYVRSKEKSLKKGYKVTVNTP from the exons ATGTCGCAGTCGGCGCTGGGCGGCGAGCGGCGCTACTCCGTGCCCGCTCACCCAATGATGCATCAGCATGACCCACGCGGCATGCACTCTGAAGATCTGCATGCCTGGTCTATATACAG GCAAAACCTGAATTCTGACTTCACTGACAGTGCCCTGGGCAGCACTGATAAGAGTCCTCTGCCATATGGAAACTTCCAACTTCGTGACACCACCGTTCAATCAATCCTTTCACATCCTAGATATGGACCTAA GTCAGCCCTCGGTTCCAACATGTACACGTATCTTAAATTCGGCCTACCTCGCGTGTTTCCACCTAACCACAACGGCTCGCAAAGATCAGGAACACCCAAACCGAAGACATCGATTGGAAGTGGAATGAAATCTGTACCAAG AATTCAAAGACAAAGTCGAGGAGTTCGTGAGACGTCTTCTGGCTACGATAGTTCGGACAATGAGACGTCAACGAATTACAAATACAGCCGAAAATACCGATCAGATCCTGACTTCAGAATGCAGAACCTACACCCTTCTTATCAG CATGCAACAGGAGTGCCGTTGGTTGCGATGCATCAAGCCGGTATACACGGAAGAGAGTCACACTGGACCAATTCGAGGCACAAGTCGAACAGTGAAGCAAACCTCCTCGGCATTGACGCTAGACCCCATAGATCATACAACAATAGAAGAAACAGCGTTGCGGATTATGTCCCGGACAATGATCATCAAAG CTACCTCATGCCTTCATCCCATCTCGGTGGACGGATGTCTAAAGCCGGAAGCCACATGTCGGTGGCGCAGTCCAGGAAACATTCCACTCTCAGACCAGGAGACCATTTAGATGGATACACGCATTCAGCGTATATCTATCCCAACTATTAC GTTAATAGCTTAGAAATCACGTCGCCCGAAAACAAGTCAACGTTACTGGTATCAGGGTTAAGTTTTGAAGTGAAATCCGGGGAAATATTAGCTGTGTTAGCAACGTCACAACCTGAAGCCACCGGGCTGTTGGATGTACTAGCTGGAGCCAGAAAG AAACTAACAGGAGATATAGTCCTCAACGGTCAGCCAGTCGCGTCGTCCACCTTACGCAAAGTAGCGGCGTATGTACGGAAGGACACGTCGCTATGTCCAGCCATGACCGTTGAGCACACGCTGAGGTTCCACGCCGCGCTGCGGAAGCCGAGGCACAATAACAACCAAATGAAGATGGATGATAGAGATCGG ATAAACTTGCTAATTGAAGAATTAGGATTAGAACAAGTACGAGATACGAACGTAGGACGCCTAACCCGATCAGAGATTAGGCGGTTGAATGTAGCGTGCCAACTTTTACTGGACATGGCAGTTCTGATCCTGGACCAACCCACTAAGGAGATGGACATTTTTGATACGTTCTTCTTAGTGGAGTATCTGAGAAACTGGGCGAGCACCGGCCGAGTTGTCATTATGTCCTTACACCCGCCTACTTATGAAATTTTCGCGATGTTAACTAAG gtTGTTCTAATATCGGCTGGCCGAACGATGTTCAGCGGATATAGAAGGGATATGTTGCCATATTTTGCCTCAATAGATTACCCGTGCCCTGCTTTTAAGAATCCTTCTGATTATTATC TGGATCTCGTGACATTGGACGACCTATCAGCGGCCGCCATGTTGGAGTCATCGGGTCGTATAGAAGCACTGGCGGGCGTGTTCGCCGGAGCGCAGTCCGCGCCCGAGCCTCCCCCGCCGGTGCCCTTACCCGCACCGGTCACACGACCGAATGTGTTCCTACAGGCGTTTGCATTGATCGA AAAAAGTTTGCTGTACACCCAAATGACTACATTATCGAATGTAATCACCAGAGTGATAATAGCAGCGGTTATTTCTCTCGTCACTGGAACTATATTCTGGGATCTACCAACTACAGACGCTAAG CTAACCCAGAACGACCGCATCGGCTTCCACTACGCAGTCATGTGCCTGTCCGCGTGGCCCATACTGCTGTGGCTGAGCGCGCGGGAGGCGAGCTCGATGCGGCGACACGTGGAGAGGGACGTCGCTGTCGGCCTGTACTCTAGGACTATGTTCATATTGTTTGAT cAATTCTTGGAAGTATGGTCGGCGATATTGACGTGGTTAGCGTATTTAGTTCCGAGCTACGCCATGAGCGGCTTGTATGCGCAGTCTCCGGCATCGTTCGACGGATTCTACATTTATTTAG GTTACATGCTGCTATACCTAATAAGCATACAAATGCTGTGTCGTGCAGCGATATTCCTAGTGCCAATGGAGAAAACCGCCTCAATTATAGCTGGTTTCTGCCTCTTACTCTCAACCCTAGTAAATGGAGTGATGCTACATCAGCAGGACTTGCCCTCTTATGTCAAGTGGTTGGAGTTTGCGTCGCCATCTAGATGGGCCTTGCCAGAGATATTGAGGAGGGAATTGAGTGAAATAGCTCTGAAGAGCAGCATAAGCAAAGATCTGAGGTGTACAAATAAACAG AGGCAGCATCTAGACATAATCATACAATCACCGTGTCCACCACCGAACGGCACACAAGTTTTATCCAACATCGACTACCTACGATCCAACAAACTATGGGAATCTACTGAAGACTCGTTCCTAATAGCTTTGGCAATTTTCTACGCAGTTTTCGCTCTAGTCGCAATGTTAGCTTTCGTATTCGACTGTACGAAGTATGTTAGGAGTAAGGAGAAGTCTTTGAAAAAAGGATATAAAGTAACTGTTAATACTCCATAG